One genomic window of Haloferax mediterranei ATCC 33500 includes the following:
- the folD gene encoding bifunctional methylenetetrahydrofolate dehydrogenase/methenyltetrahydrofolate cyclohydrolase FolD, giving the protein MTTIIDGNAVAEEIRDDLADAIDALADAGVKPGLATVLMSEDPASETYVSMKQRDCEEVGIEAFDYELDPETPADELYSLVDDLNENDDVHGILVQMPVPDHVDDRTVLRRIDPAKDVDGFHPENVGRLVAGDARFKPCTPHGVQKLLAAADVETEGADVVVVGRSDIVGKPMANLLIQKAEGGNATVTVCHSRTEDLAAKTREADIVVAAAGVPELVTGDMLSEGVVVIDVGVNRVDADNDKGYKLVGDVDFDSAKEKASAITPVPGGVGPMTRAMLLWNTVKAAAESEGIDVDLP; this is encoded by the coding sequence ATGACGACCATCATCGACGGCAACGCCGTCGCCGAGGAGATTCGGGACGACCTTGCCGACGCCATCGACGCGCTCGCAGACGCTGGCGTGAAGCCGGGTCTCGCAACCGTGCTGATGAGCGAGGACCCCGCGAGCGAGACGTACGTCTCGATGAAACAGCGCGACTGCGAGGAAGTCGGCATCGAGGCGTTCGACTACGAACTCGACCCCGAGACGCCCGCGGACGAACTCTACTCGCTCGTCGACGACCTGAACGAGAACGACGACGTACACGGTATCCTCGTCCAGATGCCCGTTCCGGACCACGTCGACGACCGGACGGTCCTCCGCCGCATCGACCCCGCAAAAGACGTCGACGGCTTCCACCCCGAGAACGTGGGTCGTCTCGTCGCTGGCGACGCCCGCTTCAAGCCCTGTACGCCCCACGGCGTCCAGAAGCTCCTCGCCGCCGCCGACGTAGAAACCGAAGGTGCAGACGTGGTCGTCGTCGGCCGCTCCGATATCGTCGGCAAGCCGATGGCGAACCTGCTCATCCAGAAGGCCGAAGGCGGCAACGCCACAGTCACGGTCTGCCACTCGCGGACCGAGGACCTCGCCGCGAAGACCCGCGAGGCGGACATCGTCGTCGCCGCCGCGGGCGTCCCCGAACTCGTCACGGGCGACATGCTCTCGGAAGGCGTCGTCGTCATCGACGTGGGCGTCAACCGCGTCGATGCGGACAACGACAAGGGCTACAAACTCGTCGGCGACGTGGACTTCGACTCCGCGAAGGAGAAAGCGAGTGCTATCACGCCCGTCCCCGGCGGCGTCGGCCCGATGACGCGCGCCATGCTTCTGTGGAACACGGTGAAGGCTGCCGCCGAATCCGAAGGCATCGACGTCGACCTCCCCTAA
- a CDS encoding VIT1/CCC1 transporter family protein produces the protein MFGRLVSLLREDSVRAISRRYFVSNGFDGALTCIGLVIGAFLTGVTDGVTVVKIGLGAAVGLTTSGVWSVWEIERAEKLAELGRIEDAMLADLSGTAVERDKVAARSINAAASGLGPLVGIVVPLVPFFAAGTVLSMRMATLVSVSLGTGILFTFGAYMGSISDQRWYVAGLRMALAGVAVAVVNLLFGG, from the coding sequence ATGTTCGGGCGACTCGTCTCACTCCTGCGAGAAGACAGCGTTCGCGCCATCTCCCGGCGGTACTTCGTCTCGAACGGGTTCGACGGCGCGCTGACGTGCATCGGTCTGGTTATCGGCGCGTTTCTCACCGGTGTTACAGACGGGGTGACCGTCGTCAAAATCGGTCTCGGTGCCGCCGTCGGTCTCACGACATCCGGCGTCTGGAGCGTCTGGGAGATAGAGCGCGCGGAAAAACTGGCCGAACTCGGACGCATCGAAGACGCCATGTTGGCCGACCTTAGCGGAACCGCGGTCGAACGCGACAAAGTGGCCGCCCGGAGCATCAACGCCGCCGCCAGTGGTCTCGGGCCGCTCGTCGGTATCGTCGTTCCACTGGTTCCGTTTTTCGCGGCCGGAACAGTCCTCTCGATGAGAATGGCGACGCTCGTCTCCGTCTCCCTCGGCACGGGAATCCTCTTCACGTTCGGCGCGTACATGGGGTCAATATCCGACCAGCGCTGGTACGTCGCCGGCCTTCGGATGGCGCTCGCGGGCGTCGCGGTGGCCGTCGTGAATCTGCTCTTCGGCGGGTGA
- a CDS encoding DUF211 domain-containing protein, whose amino-acid sequence MAPIRRLVLDVLKPHSPSTVEFAREVAASTGVAGVNTTLLETDREVQNLRIIAEGEDIDVDEVERRIGDLGGTVHSIDEVVAGERLVEYRDQPQDWSPS is encoded by the coding sequence ATGGCACCTATTCGTCGCCTCGTCCTCGACGTATTGAAACCACACTCGCCGTCGACGGTTGAATTCGCCCGCGAAGTCGCCGCAAGCACCGGTGTGGCGGGGGTGAATACGACGCTCCTCGAAACCGACCGCGAGGTACAGAACCTCCGGATCATCGCCGAAGGCGAGGACATCGACGTCGACGAGGTCGAACGACGAATCGGCGACCTCGGCGGCACGGTCCACTCCATCGACGAGGTTGTCGCCGGCGAGAGACTCGTCGAATACCGCGACCAACCACAAGACTGGTCGCCATCGTGA